In one window of Melospiza melodia melodia isolate bMelMel2 chromosome 21, bMelMel2.pri, whole genome shotgun sequence DNA:
- the CRYBA1 gene encoding LOW QUALITY PROTEIN: beta-crystallin A3 (The sequence of the model RefSeq protein was modified relative to this genomic sequence to represent the inferred CDS: deleted 1 base in 1 codon), with amino-acid sequence MGEAAVPPELDTDPAAAKMAQTNPLPVPMGPWKITVYDQENFQGKRMEFTSACPNIMECGFDNIRSLKVECGAWVGYEHTGFCGQQFILERGEYPRWDAWSGSNAYHIERLMSFRPVCSANHKESKITIFEKDNFIGRQWEIADDYPSLQAMGWANNEVGSMKIQCGAWVCYQYPGYRGYQYVLEFDHHGGDYKHWREWGSHAQTSQIQSIRRVQQ; translated from the exons ATGGGCGAAGCAGCAGTA CCGCCTGAGCTAG ACACCGATCCAGCAGCAGCAAAGATGGCTCAGACAAACCCTCTGCCTGTTCCCATGGGCCCGTGGAAG ATCACCGTGTACGACCAAGAGAACTTCCAGGGCAAGAGGATGGAGTTCACCTCGGCCTGCCCGAACATCATGGAATGCGGCTTCGACAACATCCGCTCCCTGAAGGTGGAATGCGGCGC CTGGGTCGGTTACGAGCACACCGGCTTCTGCGGGCAGCAGTTCATCCTGGAGAGGGGAGAGTACCCGCGCTGGGACGCCTGGAGCGGCAGCAACGCCTACCACATCGAGCGCCTGATGTCCTTCCGCCCCGTCTGCTCCGCT AATCACAAGGAATCCAAGATCACCATTTTTGAGAAAGACAACTTCATCGGCCGCCAGTGGGAGATTGCTGATGACTACCCCTCGCTGCAGGCCATGGGCTGGGCCAACAACGAAGTGGGCTCCATGAAGATCCAGTGTGGCGC CTGGGTGTGCTACCAGTATCCCGGGTACCGTGGCTACCAGTACGTCCTGGAGTTTGACCACCACGGTGGAGACTACAAGCACTGGAGAGAGTGGGGTTCACACGCCCAGACCTCCCAGATCCAATCCATCAGGCGTGTCCAGCAGTAG